GTCGCCCGCGTTCATCCAGCTCTTCGACCAGACTTCGATACTTAGACCGAAGCCAGCACACAATGGTCTCGTCTCTCATCCCTGCTCTTGTGCAGAGGCTCTCCACTCCGGTCAATCACTATTGCGGTAAGTTGTTTCCTGCCACCGCCTTAGGCATCGATCTCATCCACAAGCACAACGAGCGGTTTGGGGCTGGCTTCTGCCCACCGTGCTAACACTCCGTATAAGGCCGCATGCGCACCGCTCTGGGCAAAAATCGTCTGCCAGTGAGCGGGAAGAAACTCATCATGTAAGACACTCTCAGCTTGATACGCGAGTTGACTGAGGATGGCCTGCATCGCCGCTGCCACATCCTCACGCGCTGCCTGGGCCAACTCGACATTGATATACACACAGCGGTATTGCCCCTGCGTATTGAGATAGTCCATTAACGCCAACAGGCACGAGGTTTTCCCGGCTTGTCGAGGTGCGTGCAATACGAAATACTTTTCTTGCTCAATTAACGGAAGAATCTCATCGAGCCTGATCCGCTCTAACGGCGAGAGACAGTAATGAGCTTCAGGCTTGACCGGGCCCGCGGTGTTAAAGAAACGCGCCATGCCCGCCAGCGTAGCAAGTGGAGGGCGAAGAGAAAAGGAGAAACGCCACGACATAAAACTGTGAGAGGTCTGCATCTGGATTTCAGCGGTCATCCAATTGACAACAACCCCCTGAAATCTCGACGCTTTCTCTTCTACTCGCTACCGCTCGCAGCTTGCGCTTTGGCTGGGCTTTCTCTATAGATAAAGATGATAGGGGCAACGTGGGGCCATTTATTAGTAAGGAACATCATTAGTGTCCAGCCTGAGACAAGAATACGCCACTATTCTGCCGCTCGTCTCCCAACCAGCGCGCTACACTGGTGGCGAACGTGGAACTGTTATTAAAGATCCAGCACGGATTCGGTTACGCTTTGCGTTGGCATTTCCCGAAGTCTATGAGATTGCCCAGTCTCACATCGGGTTACAGATTCTCTACGATCTGCTGAATGGGCGTGACGAGATCCAGGCTGAGCGAGCCTATGCACCGTGGGTCGATATGGAAGCGCTGTTGCGACAGCGTCGGCTGCCACTCGCATCGTTGGACACATGTACGCCGCTCTCGGAGTTCGACATCATCGGATTTAGTCTGCAGTACGAATTGACGTACACCAATATCCTCATGATGCTCGACCTAGGCGGTATTCCGCTTTTGTCGCGTGACCGCGATGCTCGTCATCCACTGATTATCGCGGGTGGCCCGTGCGCATTTCATCCTGAGCCAATCGCAGACTTCGTCGATGCGTTTCTGCTCGGGGATGGCGAAGAGGCGATCTTCGATATCTGCGATGTCTATCTGGCGTGGGACAAAAAGGATCGACAAACACTTCTTACAGCGCTCAGCCGGATCCCAGGCGTCTATGTCCCAAGTTTGTTTGTCCCAGAGTATCAGGCCGATGGCACTCTGCGTGAGATTCGTCCACTCGACGCAGAGTATCTCGAAGTCAGCAAACGCGTGGTGCGTGACCTCAACTCGATTCCGCCACTTCGGAATCAGGTAGTGCCAAACGTCAACATCGTCCACGACCGCATCGCAGTAGAAGTCATGCGCGGATGTGTGCGTGGCTGCCGTTTCTGCCAGGCCGGTTATATCTATCGCCCGTTGCGTGAACGCGACCCACGTGCGTTACAGCAACAGATCGAAAAGCTGGTACAACAAAGTGGCTATGAAGAGGTTTCGTTACTGAGTTTGAGCACCGGCGATTACAGTTGCGTTAACCCGCTGTTGCGCGAACTGATGAACCGCTTTGCTGGTCTCAAAGTCTCGGTCTCGTTGCCGTCAACACGTGTGGATGCCCTCTCACCGCATATACTCGAAGAGATTCGTCGCGTACGCAAAACCGGGTTCACGCTGGCACCAGAAGCGGGCTCGCAACGCCTGCGCGATGTGATTCAAAAAGAATATAAGGAAGAGGAGTTGATCGAAGCGGCACGCATGCTGTTCAGCTTGGGTTGGAAAAGCGTGAAACTCTATTTCATGCTTGGACTTCCGACGGAAACCGAAGAAGATTTGCGTGGCATTGTTGATTTGAGTCGTCAGGTTTCTGCTGCTGGTAACCATCGGCGACAAGTCACTGCTAGTGTTTCTACGTTTGTGCCGAAGCCGCATACCCCATTTCAATGGGCACCGCAGATCAGCTTAGAAGAAACCGAAGCACGGCAAGAGTTTCTGCGCCGTGAGTTACGTCGCTCGGGTATTCAGTTCAAATGGCACGAGGCAAGTTCCTCGTACCTCGAAGGGATCTTTGCCCGCGGTGATCGTCGCTTAGGCGCGCCACTTCTTTCGGCTTATCGTCTCGGTTGCCGCTTCGATGGCTGGACTGACCAGTTCCGTCTCGACTTATGGCAAAAGGCGTTTGCTGAGCACAACATCGACACAGATTTTTATCTGCGGCGGCGCGTGCTCGACGAAGTCTTGCCTTGGGATCGCCTCGATAGTGGCGTCACCAAGAAGTGGCTCCAACGTGACCTAGCCAAAGCCTTTGCTGCCACCTTAACCCCAGATTGCAGTGTGGAACGCTGCTCGTATTGTGGCGCGTGCGATTTTAAGACCGTGCGCAATGTCACGTACCATATCAATGGCGCGAAAGGAGCCGAACATCGCGGCGCACAGGTTGATACCTGGGCCAAAGCCATTGTTCCTGAACGTTCTGCTTGGGGCACACGACAGTGGCAGAACATGCAGGAAAAACGGCCCATGCAGGGGTTAGGGGTTGGGGGTCAGGGATCAGAAGTCCAAGATGCTGAAGTTTCACGTTCCACGTTTCACGTTCCACGTTCAGAGTCGAGTGTCCAGAGTCCAGAGTCCAGAGTCCAAGAATTGCTCAGCCAGAGCCCAGAGCCCAGAGCCCTGAGCCCTGAAGACACCGGACACCGGACGCCGGACGCCGGACCATCCCAAGCCTCCGGGGCAGCGGAATCCTGGCTCGCGGGTGACCCAAATACAATTGCCGACAGCGGAGGGGAACACAAACCTGCTGTGATGCGCGTACGTGTTGTGTATAGTCGCTTGGACGAGGCTCGCTTTCTCGGCGCGAAGGAAATGGCGACACTCTTCTCGCGTGCATCACGACGTGCCAACTTACCAGTAGCATACAGTCAAGGATTTCATCCTCTCCCACGCATCAGTTTCGGTCCCGCGTTACCATTAGGGATCGAAAGCGAAGAAGAATTTTTAGACATCGAGTTGCATGAGCCGCTGCAGGCGGAAGAGGTTCGCTCTCGTCTCGGAGCAGAATTACCGCGTGGGTTCTCGGTTCATTGGA
This genomic interval from Deltaproteobacteria bacterium contains the following:
- a CDS encoding TIGR03960 family B12-binding radical SAM protein, with the translated sequence MSSLRQEYATILPLVSQPARYTGGERGTVIKDPARIRLRFALAFPEVYEIAQSHIGLQILYDLLNGRDEIQAERAYAPWVDMEALLRQRRLPLASLDTCTPLSEFDIIGFSLQYELTYTNILMMLDLGGIPLLSRDRDARHPLIIAGGPCAFHPEPIADFVDAFLLGDGEEAIFDICDVYLAWDKKDRQTLLTALSRIPGVYVPSLFVPEYQADGTLREIRPLDAEYLEVSKRVVRDLNSIPPLRNQVVPNVNIVHDRIAVEVMRGCVRGCRFCQAGYIYRPLRERDPRALQQQIEKLVQQSGYEEVSLLSLSTGDYSCVNPLLRELMNRFAGLKVSVSLPSTRVDALSPHILEEIRRVRKTGFTLAPEAGSQRLRDVIQKEYKEEELIEAARMLFSLGWKSVKLYFMLGLPTETEEDLRGIVDLSRQVSAAGNHRRQVTASVSTFVPKPHTPFQWAPQISLEETEARQEFLRRELRRSGIQFKWHEASSSYLEGIFARGDRRLGAPLLSAYRLGCRFDGWTDQFRLDLWQKAFAEHNIDTDFYLRRRVLDEVLPWDRLDSGVTKKWLQRDLAKAFAATLTPDCSVERCSYCGACDFKTVRNVTYHINGAKGAEHRGAQVDTWAKAIVPERSAWGTRQWQNMQEKRPMQGLGVGGQGSEVQDAEVSRSTFHVPRSESSVQSPESRVQELLSQSPEPRALSPEDTGHRTPDAGPSQASGAAESWLAGDPNTIADSGGEHKPAVMRVRVVYSRLDEARFLGAKEMATLFSRASRRANLPVAYSQGFHPLPRISFGPALPLGIESEEEFLDIELHEPLQAEEVRSRLGAELPRGFSVHWTEEIPLNALSVDASMRAYRYVAALDTLPPEKYEATTIAQRLSAYHAASSLPMQKHSRAGNKTVDAKHFVDEVALTTPHRLSFTVKKTSAGTIKPHEFVGTLLALTPEETKVLRLTKIQTLFHSLVDHVEGATDTVSEEVPVPPQ